The following coding sequences lie in one Halorarum halophilum genomic window:
- a CDS encoding energy-coupling factor ABC transporter ATP-binding protein, which translates to MISVRGVTHRYGGAVALDDVSLSIPDGEFLVLAGANGSGKTTLVRHFNGLLAPDEGEVVVDGTAVGSDLVAARTAVGMVFQDPRDSFVAATVGADVAFGPENLGLPRAEIDARVADALEAVGLSGREDERVDRLSGGERERVAIAGALAMHPNHLVLDEPFTGLDEPARRSVLSRLDDLRAGGTGVVVVTHDLRDVFDRADRLVVLSNGRVTVDGPPAEVRDALADLPVRVPD; encoded by the coding sequence ATGATCTCGGTCCGCGGTGTGACCCACCGCTACGGCGGCGCGGTCGCGCTCGACGACGTCTCCCTGTCGATCCCGGACGGCGAGTTCCTCGTCCTCGCCGGCGCCAACGGCTCGGGGAAGACGACGCTCGTCCGGCACTTCAACGGCCTCCTCGCGCCCGACGAGGGCGAGGTCGTCGTGGACGGGACGGCCGTGGGCTCGGACCTCGTCGCCGCCCGAACCGCCGTGGGGATGGTGTTCCAGGACCCTCGCGACTCGTTCGTCGCGGCGACCGTCGGCGCGGACGTGGCGTTCGGCCCGGAGAACCTGGGGCTCCCGCGTGCCGAGATCGACGCCCGCGTCGCGGACGCGCTGGAGGCGGTCGGGCTGTCGGGCCGCGAGGACGAGCGCGTCGACCGGCTCTCCGGCGGCGAGCGCGAGCGAGTCGCCATCGCCGGTGCGCTCGCGATGCACCCCAACCACCTCGTGCTCGACGAGCCGTTCACGGGGCTGGACGAACCGGCCCGTCGTTCCGTCCTCTCGCGCCTCGACGACCTCCGGGCCGGAGGAACGGGCGTCGTCGTCGTCACCCACGACCTCCGCGACGTGTTCGACCGCGCGGACAGACTCGTCGTGCTCTCGAACGGCCGGGTCACCGTCGACGGCCCGCCCGCCGAGGTGCGCGACGCGCTCGCGGACCTCCCGGTCCGCGTCCCGGATTGA
- a CDS encoding biotin transporter BioY, with protein MSTDTRQVDLVGDAVVGNLARAALFAALTGVFAYVSFQLPVTSVPFTLQVLGVFLAGAFLGPVWGASSMVLYILAGVVGAPVFAYGAAGVGVLFGQWGGYLWSYPFAAGVVGLAAHGVGDLVDPAEVGLPRLVGGMVAATLVVYTFGTVGYAVVGDVGLVTALLAAAVPFVPAELVKMAATIGVVRSDAVVAR; from the coding sequence ATGAGCACGGACACTCGGCAGGTCGACCTCGTCGGCGACGCGGTCGTTGGCAACCTCGCCCGCGCGGCGCTGTTCGCGGCGCTCACGGGCGTGTTCGCGTACGTGTCGTTCCAGCTTCCGGTGACGTCGGTCCCGTTCACGCTGCAGGTGCTCGGCGTCTTCCTCGCCGGCGCGTTTCTCGGCCCCGTCTGGGGGGCGTCCTCGATGGTGCTGTACATCCTCGCCGGCGTCGTCGGTGCGCCGGTGTTCGCCTACGGCGCCGCCGGCGTCGGGGTACTGTTCGGCCAGTGGGGTGGCTACCTCTGGTCGTACCCGTTCGCTGCGGGCGTCGTCGGCCTCGCGGCCCACGGCGTCGGCGACCTCGTCGATCCCGCCGAGGTCGGACTCCCCCGCCTCGTCGGCGGGATGGTTGCGGCCACGCTCGTCGTCTACACGTTCGGCACAGTAGGGTACGCCGTCGTCGGCGACGTGGGGCTCGTCACGGCGCTCCTCGCGGCCGCCGTCCCGTTCGTCCCGGCCGAACTCGTCAAGATGGCCGCGACGATCGGCGTCGTCCGGAGCGACGCCGTGGTCGCCCGGTAG